A window of Campylobacter pinnipediorum subsp. pinnipediorum contains these coding sequences:
- the recJ gene encoding single-stranded-DNA-specific exonuclease RecJ: MKMLNKDDIRNLLELRFSKDIHKKLSEIPKPCDLKDTFKGAERIKQAIQNNENIVIVGDYDVDGVISCVIMADFFDDLKVKNYKVRIPNRFKDGYGLNPAIIDEFKNADLIITVDNGISANEAADMCKQLGIDLIITDHHMPLPVLPDAYAIINPKQEDCCFPNIEICGAQVAWYLIGALKEVFGIKYDMGKFLDLLSIAIMADMMELRDMNRILVKLGIERLNKSRRVAFCAIRDFYGKDRFECDDISFLIAPLINSAGRMDDAINSFNFLRTKNINDAYKYLDVIVEFNNSRKEEEKILFEDSKKCINANEHIIVTWGENWHEGVIGIVASRLAKHFKKPAIVFSVDKNKAKGSARSVGKIDILSLIAEHEELLMSFGGHQGAAGLVCDPINLDKFKESINNSCFLMDLHKFSTNDEFLGEISPKEIDYSLLEILEYFEPYGQKNPRPIFKIQNVTVKNDKLIGKEQNHLKLILQKGEKTLEALFFNFTRHVRTGEKIDIVFSVSKNSFRGLITPQLLIKEII; encoded by the coding sequence TTGAAAATGCTAAATAAAGATGATATAAGGAATTTACTTGAGCTAAGATTTAGTAAAGACATTCATAAAAAGCTCTCCGAAATTCCTAAACCCTGCGACTTAAAAGACACATTTAAGGGCGCAGAGCGAATAAAACAAGCCATACAAAACAACGAAAATATAGTTATTGTCGGAGACTATGATGTTGATGGTGTTATATCTTGTGTGATAATGGCTGATTTTTTTGATGATTTAAAAGTTAAAAATTATAAAGTTAGAATCCCAAATAGATTTAAAGATGGTTATGGACTAAATCCAGCTATAATAGATGAGTTTAAAAATGCTGATTTAATCATAACAGTAGATAATGGAATAAGTGCTAATGAAGCCGCTGATATGTGCAAACAATTAGGCATAGATCTTATAATAACAGATCACCATATGCCACTACCAGTATTGCCAGATGCATATGCGATAATAAACCCAAAACAAGAAGATTGTTGTTTTCCAAATATTGAAATTTGTGGAGCACAAGTAGCTTGGTATCTAATAGGAGCTTTAAAAGAGGTATTTGGCATAAAATACGATATGGGTAAGTTTTTAGATCTATTATCCATAGCCATCATGGCTGATATGATGGAACTTCGCGACATGAATAGAATACTTGTAAAATTAGGCATAGAAAGATTAAACAAATCAAGAAGAGTTGCATTTTGTGCTATTAGGGATTTTTACGGAAAAGATAGATTTGAATGCGATGACATAAGCTTTTTAATAGCGCCTTTAATCAACTCGGCCGGAAGAATGGATGATGCGATAAATTCATTTAATTTTTTACGAACAAAAAATATTAATGATGCATACAAATATCTTGATGTGATAGTTGAGTTTAATAACTCAAGAAAAGAGGAAGAAAAAATACTCTTTGAAGATTCTAAAAAATGCATAAATGCAAATGAACACATTATCGTTACTTGGGGTGAAAATTGGCATGAGGGGGTTATTGGGATAGTAGCTAGCCGTCTTGCTAAACATTTTAAAAAACCAGCAATAGTATTTAGCGTAGATAAGAACAAAGCTAAAGGAAGTGCGAGAAGCGTAGGAAAGATAGATATTTTATCTTTGATAGCTGAACACGAAGAGCTTTTAATGAGCTTTGGGGGTCATCAAGGGGCTGCTGGACTTGTGTGCGATCCTATAAATCTAGATAAATTTAAAGAGTCTATAAACAACAGTTGCTTTTTAATGGACTTGCATAAATTTAGCACAAATGATGAGTTTTTAGGAGAAATTAGTCCTAAAGAGATAGATTATTCTTTGCTTGAAATTTTAGAATACTTTGAGCCTTACGGACAAAAAAACCCTCGCCCTATATTTAAAATTCAAAACGTAACTGTAAAAAACGATAAACTAATAGGAAAAGAACAAAACCACCTAAAACTCATTTTGCAAAAGGGCGAAAAAACGCTTGAAGCATTGTTTTTTAATTTTACAAGACACGTAAGAACTGGAGAGAAAATAGATATAGTTTTTTCTGTATCAAAAAATTCTTTCAGAGGACTCATAACACCTCAACTTCTAATAAAAGAGATAATTTAA
- a CDS encoding DNA-methyltransferase translates to MKKEFQIYNGDSFEILPNFKSQFDLIFADPPYFLSNDGLSIQSGKIVSVNKGEWDKSYGIDEIDKFNLNWLDLAKNSLTDNGSIMISGTYHNIFSIGRALQKLDYKILNIITWQKTNPPPNFSCRYLTHSTEQIIWARKSQKYKHIFNYELMKKINSNKQMKDVWSFPAIAPWEKSFGKHPTQKPLSLLVRLVLMASNENSLICDPFSGSSTTGIAANLTGRNFIGIEKESEFVQMSLNRKKELDIKYEFFKSKISDFKFL, encoded by the coding sequence TTCAAATATATAATGGTGATAGCTTTGAAATTTTACCAAATTTCAAATCACAGTTTGATCTTATCTTCGCCGATCCACCTTACTTTTTATCTAACGACGGTTTGTCTATACAAAGTGGCAAAATAGTCTCTGTAAATAAAGGAGAATGGGATAAAAGCTATGGTATTGATGAGATAGATAAATTTAATTTGAATTGGCTTGATTTGGCAAAGAATTCTTTAACAGATAATGGTAGTATTATGATAAGTGGGACATATCATAATATTTTTTCCATAGGTAGAGCTTTACAAAAATTAGATTATAAAATTTTAAATATTATCACATGGCAAAAGACAAACCCACCACCGAATTTTAGCTGTAGGTACTTAACACACTCGACTGAGCAAATTATTTGGGCTAGAAAAAGTCAAAAATATAAGCATATTTTTAATTATGAGCTTATGAAAAAAATCAATAGCAATAAACAAATGAAAGATGTTTGGAGTTTTCCTGCTATAGCCCCTTGGGAAAAAAGTTTTGGAAAACACCCAACACAAAAGCCACTTTCTCTTTTGGTTAGATTAGTGTTAATGGCGAGCAATGAAAACTCGTTAATCTGTGATCCGTTTTCAGGCTCATCAACAACAGGAATTGCAGCTAATTTAACGGGTAGAAATTTTATAGGAATAGAAAAAGAGTCTGAATTTGTTCAAATGTCGTTAAATAGAAAAAAAGAATTAGATATAAAATACGAGTTTTTTAAAAGTAAAATTTCAGATTTTAAATTTTTATAG